The Methylomicrobium lacus LW14 genome window below encodes:
- a CDS encoding DUF4915 domain-containing protein translates to MTIAIVGLCKIREKKTFGGMPVEERVGQLVCGIAIVDLVRRECVGIFEFTDGVDEIYDIRVLDGIRQPNLFLWDEDPAEEAITAPEFSYWVREESAPAVAAADA, encoded by the coding sequence TTGACGATTGCGATCGTCGGCTTGTGCAAGATTCGTGAGAAGAAAACATTCGGCGGCATGCCGGTCGAGGAGCGGGTCGGCCAATTAGTGTGCGGTATCGCGATCGTCGATTTGGTTCGCCGGGAGTGTGTCGGCATCTTCGAATTTACCGACGGCGTCGATGAAATTTACGATATCCGCGTTCTGGACGGCATCCGGCAGCCTAACTTGTTTCTTTGGGATGAAGATCCGGCAGAAGAGGCCATTACCGCTCCGGAATTCTCTTATTGGGTTCGCGAAGAATCGGCTCCGGCCGTTGCCGCGGCAGACGCGTAA
- a CDS encoding DUF4915 domain-containing protein: MIEQKDPNRMIRCDMQPGFFEWMRDHPVSLAVTTYQAGKLLFLGWNGNTVSLHAKNFSKAMGLDVSEDGSLALATRDEIRLFRNDHLLAPDCNPNKPGYYDALFLPRVSYFTGNLFAHDLAFVKDEIWFVNTRFSCLATASGAHGFEPRWHKNRLWLLNSG; the protein is encoded by the coding sequence ATGATTGAACAAAAAGATCCGAACCGTATGATCCGCTGCGACATGCAGCCCGGTTTTTTCGAATGGATGCGCGATCATCCGGTCAGTCTGGCGGTGACGACCTATCAGGCCGGAAAACTGCTGTTTCTCGGCTGGAACGGCAACACGGTATCGTTGCATGCCAAAAATTTCAGCAAGGCCATGGGCCTGGATGTGTCGGAGGACGGCAGTCTGGCACTGGCGACGCGGGATGAAATCCGTTTGTTTCGGAACGATCACTTGCTGGCGCCGGATTGCAATCCGAACAAACCCGGTTACTATGATGCGCTGTTTTTGCCGCGCGTCAGTTATTTTACCGGCAACCTGTTTGCGCACGATCTGGCTTTCGTCAAGGATGAAATCTGGTTTGTGAATACCCGTTTTTCCTGCCTGGCGACGGCCAGCGGCGCTCACGGTTTCGAGCCGCGTTGGCACAAAAATCGGCTTTGGCTGTTGAATTCGGGGTAG